Within Desulfobacter sp., the genomic segment GCCGCGGTTGTTTCCTCGGGCTTGACCGGCCTGGTCTCCGGTTCCTCCATCGCCAACGTGGTCACCACCGGCACCTTTACCATTCCCTTGATGAGAAAAGTCGGGTTTCCGGCTGAAAAGGCCGGGGCCGTAGAGGTGGCCGCATCCACCAACGGCCAGCTCACGCCGCCGGTTATGGGGGCGGCCGCCTTCCTAATGGTCGAATATGTGGGCATTTCCTATGTGGAGGTCATCAAGCATGCCTTTCTTCCGGCCATCATTTCCTATATCGCCCTGGTCTATATCGTTCATCTGGAAGCCTGTAAAATTGGGCTCAAGGGCATGGAACGGCCGGCAACCAAAACCCTGGCCCAAAAGCTGCTCTCCTTTGTCATGGGGCTGCTCGTCGTTATTATCATCGGCGGGGCGACCTATTACGGCCTGGGATGGATCAAGGGGGTGGCCGGAAAGGCAACCATTTACGTGGTGACCCTGCTGCTCATGGCCGCTTACCTGGTCCTGGTCTGGATTGCCTGCCGGGTGCCGGAACTGGAACTCACCCATGAAATCAAAGAATTGCCGGACCTCGGGCCAACGGCACAGGCCGGTTACTATTTTCTGCTTCCCATCGTGGTTCTCATGTGGTGCCTTACGGTGGAGCGGCTCTCTCCGTCTCTGTCCGCATACTGGGCCACGGTGCTTCTGATTTTCATCGTGCTGACCCAGCGGCCCTTGAAAGGATTTTTCAGGAAGAGCAACGCCCCGGAATTCTCCTTTAAACTGGGGTGGGACAATCTGATCGAAGGTCTGGTGTCAGGCGCCCGGAATATGATCGGTATCGGCGTGGCCACGGCGGCCGCCGGCATTGTTGTGGGCACGGTGACCCTCACGGGCATCGGCCTGGTCATGACCGAGTTCGTGGAATTCATCTCCGGCGGTAACCTCATGCTCATCCTGTTCTTTACCGCAGGCATCAGTCTGCTGCTGGGCATGGGACTGCCCACCACGGCCAACTATATTGTCGTATCCACACTGATGGCTCCGGTGATCGTGGAACTGGGCGCCCAGAACGGGCTGATCGTTCCCCTGGTGGCCGTCCACCTGTTTGTATTCTATTTCGGCATCCTGGCCGATGATACGCCGCCGGTCGGGCTGGCTGCCTTTGCGGCCGCCGGCATCTCGGGCGGCGATCCGATCCGAACGGGTATCCAGGGCTTTACCTACGATATCCGTACCGCCATTTTGCCCTTTTTGTTCATTTTTAACACCGAGCTGCTTATGATCGGCATCGGCACCTGGTTTCACCTGATTATCGTCATTGTGGCCGCTGTCATCGCCATGCTTATTTTTGCCGCCGCCACCCAGGGATACTGGATTACCAAGAGCAAGTTCTACGAAACCATCGCGCTGCTTCTTGTGGCCTTTACCCTGTTCCGTCCAGGGTTCTGGTGGGACCAGATTTATCCGCCATTTGACGAGCGGCCCGGCACGGAACTGGTCCAGATCGTAGAAAAAGTGGAGCCCGGAAAAATGCTCCGGCTACAGATCAAAGGGGAGTCCATGGACGGGGAGCCCTACGAAAAGGCATTGATGCTTCCGGTGGGCAACGCTCCTACCGGGGCCGAACGTCTCAACGAGATCGGGTTTGAAGTCCGGACCGAGGAGAATAAGGTGCTGGTGGACAATGTGGTTTTTGGATCCAATGCCGAAAAAATGGGCATTGATTTCGACCAGGAGATCCTTCAGGTGAAAATGCCGGCAGACCGGCTGCCTAAACAGATCATGTTCATTCCGGCCCTGGGACTCGCTGTCCTGGTTTACCTGCTCCAGAAAAGACGCAAGGAAAGGCTGGGCGAGGCCTGATTCCGGCCACCCGACAACTTCCGGGAACATTCCCCGTATCCGTGGGGCAGGCAGGACTAAGGCTGCCCCGGCGGTGGGGGATGTTCCGGACCATTTACAGGAGATCATTCCATGTTTAATAAAATACTGGTTCCCGTGGATATCGACTATCCCAGAACTGCCCAGGCGGTGTTTCAGAATGCATTGGAACTGGCGTCCCTCAGCGGTGCCGAGATCCGTATCGTCTGCGTCATGCCGGATTTTTCCATGCCCATCGTGGCTTCCTTTGTCACGGACCGGATCAAAAACGAGGCCCGTGAGGAATTCAAGACGGCCCTGGATGACTTTGTCCAAAAGAACTGCCAGGGGGGCACCCGGGTCTCCCACAGGGTGCTGGTGGGCAGGCACTATGAAGAAATACTGAAGGTGGCGGACAAATGGGAGGCCGATCTGATCGTGGTCTACCACAACCACCGGAAAAAGATAAACCAGGCCTTTTCCGATACCTGCGCCCGGAAGCTGGTCAAGCATGCCAATTGTTCGGTGCTCAGGCTACGCAACGTACTAAAATAATTATTTGGGATAAGAATGGCATCCTCATATTTCGTTTCCTGCCCCATGGACTGTTTTGATCTGTGCAGGTTCATTGTGACGGCCGAGGACAACAGGATCAGCGGCTTGAAGGGGGATCCCGGCCATCCCCTGACCCGGGGGGCGGTCTGCCGAAAGGCCAGGCACCTGCTTAAACGCCATGGGGATCCCCGCAGAGTCACCCGGCCTCTGCTCCGTTCTGAAAAAGGGTTTATTCCGGTCTCCTATGACCGGGTATTTGATCTTCTGGCGGAGAAACTCACCCAGGTAAAAAAGGAATTCGGCCCAACCGCCGTTCTCAATTATACCTCGGATGGATATGGGGGGATGAAAAATCGGAGTCAGTCCATCTTTTTCAACTATTGGGGCGGGGATTCAAGGTTTTCGGGAAGCCTGTGCTGGAGTGCCGGCATGGCGGCCCAGAAGTATGATTTCGGAAGGGCCATGGGCAGCGATCCAGGGGATGTGCTCAACAGCGATCTTGTGATCCTATGGGGCCGGAATCCCAAATCCACCAATATGCATCTCTACTCCCTGCTGACAAAGGCCAGAAAAACAGGGACGGAAATTATTGTGATAGATCCGGTTGAAACCCCAACAGCCAAGGCGTTTTCCAACCATATCAGGCCGGCGCCGGGCACAGACGGGGCCCTGGCCCTGGCCATGATCCATGTGCTGATGCAGGAGGGCCTGACAGATGGCGAGTTCATCCAGGCACATGTATTGGGATATGACCGTCTCAAAAAGGCAATTGGAGAATTTACACCGGAACATGCCCAGGAGATCACCGGTGTGGCCGCCGCCACCATAAGGGCGGCGGCACGGCGCTATGCAAGGGCAAAAAGCGCCTCCATATTTATCGGGTACGGAATGCAGCGCTATGAAAACGGGGGCAATGCCGTCAGAAGCATTGATGCCCTGGCCGCTGCTGCCGGCCAGCTGGGCAGGCCCGGCGCCGGTGTCCATTACGCCGCCAAATCCCTTGCCCCTTATCTTGGTGCCCCAGAGGAGGATAGCCTCAAAAATGGCGTCGACCGCCGTCTTTTTCCGGCGCCCCGCCTGGGGGCATTCATGGCCGGTGCCCAGGCTCCCCCCGTACAGATGGGGTTTTTCTCCAGCGGCAATCCCCTGGTCCAGACCCCTGACCTGAACCGGGCCATGGAGGGATTTGATGCTGTTCCCTTCAATGTGGTCTTTGACCAGTTCATGACAGATACAGCCGCGCGGGCCGACCTGGTGCTGCCGGCGGCAACGGTATTTGAGCAGGATGACCTCTTTGCCACCTCCATGTATTCCCATATCCTGAATTTTTCCCAAAAGGCAGTTGAACCGCCTGCCACCCTGATGCCGGAATTCGAATTCTACCTGGCACTGGGCCGGCATATGGGATTGGAATATGGGTTTTCGTCATCCATTGAGTATCTTGAACAATGCGCCGCCCCTTTGATCCGGGAATTTCAAAAAGACCCCGAATTCGCCGACATTGATCTGAATACCCTTGCCAGGGCCTATCCGCGTCTCAGAAACCATGATATTGCCTGGAAGGATTTCTCCTTTGCCACCCCCTCGGGCAAAATCGAAATATTCAGCGAAACAGCGCAAAGCGACGGGCTGAGCCCCCTGCCTGAATTCAAATTGCCTGTCCAGGGCAGCCCTGAATTCCCCCTGCGCCTGCTGACCTGCCATTCGGCCCAGTCCATGCACTCCCAGGGGGAGATGGATACCAGCGGCATCCCCGATATCCATATCTGTTTTGACACGGCAAGGCAGTTGAATCTCAGCCAGAAAGACCGGGTGAGGGTGGTGGGAGAAAACGGGGAAATCGCCGCACGTGTCCGTATTGACGATGCCGTATATAAAAACACCGCTTTCATGTACCAGGGATTCTGGCATAAAAGCGGTGCGGTGAACTTTTTAACCCTGGAACGGGTATCGGATATGGGGAACCAGCCCGCCTTTTACGATGCGTTCTGCCGCCTGGTTCCGGTATGATCTCCAGGATAAAGCGCCCTTGTTGTCAGGGATGCATTACTGGATTTTGAACCAGGTCTGGGTCCTGAAGAAAAAGGCGATATAGCCGCGGACCATGAGGTTGCCTTCCTCCACCCATAATTTGCAGTCATACACTTTGCCGTCCTTGGGATCCAGTATGGTGCCGTCGGCAAATTCGTCCCCGTCTTTTTCAAGGTCCCGGATAATTTCCATCCCCACGATGGGCTTGTCTTTTCTGTCATCGTCGGAATCGCAGTCGTCGCAGATCGGATTGGGATCTTCTCCGGGCTTCCGGAATAACTTCACTATTTTTCCGTAGTATTTTCCGTCTTTTTCAAAAATCTGAACGATGGATTTGGGTTCATTGGTTTCATCGTCAATGGTTTTCCACTTGCCTACGATGGGGGCCTGTGCATAGGCGGCGCAGGCGGCAACAAAGGTGAAAATTAAGGTAAGGATGGTGAGCCTGAGACTTGTTTTCATAATTCTTCTCCACGTAAAGGTTATAAAAAAGAACAGAAAATAAACAATGTTTATTACTTAATCGGATGTTCATTTTATGTCAACAAAAATTCATATTTGTGTTGACATAAATGAATCTTCTATTTATAGAATGAATATTCTAAGTTTGAAATGGTGAATTGTTTATGACAGCAGCAGGACAGACAGAAAAGAAAATGACCCGGAAGGAAAGGGATGATCTAAGGAAGCGCAGGGAAATCCTGGAGGCGGCCCTGGAAATATTTGCAGCCAGGGGTTTTCATTCCACCACCATGGCTCAGATTTCAAAGCGGTCCCAATATCCGCTGGGGACCATTTATAAATATTTTCCTGGAAAAAAAGAGATGTACCATGACCTGGTCATCAACCGGGTCCGGCACCTGGGGGTGATCCTGGCAGAGATCCGCAGGGACCAGGAACTGGATATCTGCGGAAAACTCAAGGCCTGCCTCATGGCCCAGGCGGATTTTTACAAGGCCAACCGGGAGGTGGTTAAAATCTACATTTCCGAACGGTCCAATATCGATGCCGTGGCCATGCCCAAGCTCAACGAAAGGGTGAACACATTTCATGAAAAAATGGTGGCGCTTTTCCAGGATCTTTTCGAACAGGGGATTGAGGCGGGACTTTTTAAAGCCTACCCCGGCCGGGATATGGCCGATCTTTATGCGGATATCGTCCATTCTGCGGCCTGGGCCTCCCTGTTCAGGGAAGAGGATGGGGCACAGGCCGAAAAGCGGCTGTCCATGATTTTTGATATGTTTACCACTGGAATCATAAAATAAAGGAAGTTGAAAACAAAGATGAATCAATACCGGCACAAGAAATCAATATAGACCCAAAAGAGCAACACATAAAATAACTAAACCCAGGATAAAGGAGACATCCCCTATGGCACAATCCATTGCTGACAGAAGAGACCAGGATTTTGTACTTCATGAAATGCTTTCGGCCTCGGATCTGGCGGAACATGAACTGTTTGAAGACTTTAACAAAAAAACCATGGACATGGTGGTTAAAGAGGCCAGGAATCTGGCGGTCAAGGAGATTCTCCCCACCAACAAGGAAGGCGACGAACAGGGCTGCCACCTTGAAAACGATAAGGTGACCATACCGGAATCTTTTCACCGGATTTACGACCTGTTCTGTGAAGGGGAATGGCTGGCCATGTGTGATGACCCCGATTTCGGCGGCCAGGGGATGCCCAGGGTCCTGGCCACGGCAGCCGGCGAATTGTTCACCGGCGCCAATTGTGCCTTTCTCATGTACCCGGGCCTGACCCACGGGGCCGGCAAGCTGGTTGAGGAATTCGGTACTGAAGAGCAGAAAAATATTTATCTGAAAAATCTGTACACAGGTAAATGGGCCGGCACCATGTGCCTGACAGAACCCGAAGCCGGTTCAGACGTCGGAAACCTTTCCACCACCGCTGTGAAAAACGATGACGGTACCTATACCATCACCGGCAACAAAATTTTCATCTCCGGCGGCGACCAGGATATCACAGAAAATATCATCCACCCGGTTCTGGCCAGAATCGAAGGGGCCCCGGCCGGCACCAAGGGCATCTCACTTTTCCTGGTTCCCAAATACCGGGTCAATGATGACGGCTCCATCGGCGAGTTCAACGATGTCACCTGTACCGGCCTTGAAGAAAAAATGGGCATCCATGGCAATGCCACCGCATCCCTGTCCTTTGGTTCCAAGGGAAATTGTATCGGCGAACTGCTGGGCGAAGAAAACAAGGGAATGAAGGCCATGTTCGTCATGATGAACGAAGCACGGCTGGGCGTTGCCATGCAGGGCTTCGGGTTTGCCACTGCCTCTTACATCAATGCCGTAAACTATGCCAAGGAAAGAATCCAGGGCGTGGACCTGACCAAGATTTTTGATGCCGAACCCAAACCTGTGGCCATTGCCAACCATCCCGACGTCAAACGGCAGCTCATGTCCATGAAGGCCAATGTTGACGGCATGCGCGGCCTGCTCTATTTCACGGCCATATGTTTTGACCGGGCCAAAACCGCCGCCACGGATGAGGAAAAAGAAAAATGGGAAGGCCTGATCGAACTGCTCACCCCCATTACCAAAGCCTATAATACCGACCGTTCCTTTGAGGTCTGCGTCCAGGGCGTCCAGATTTACGGCGGGTATGGTTTTATCCAGGAATACCCCCAGGAACAGCTGCTCAGAGACTGCAAGATCACCTCAATCTACGAAGGCACCAACGGCATTCAGTCCATGGACCTTCTCGGCAGGAAACTGGGCCTGAAAAAGGGTAAACCCTTCATGGATCTTCTGACAGAAATGAATCTGACCATTGCAGCGGCCAAGGAAATTGAAACCCTGGCCCCGCTGGCAGCCAAGGTTGAAGCCGCCGTGAACAAGCTGGGCGAAGTGGCCATGCACATGGGCATGACCGCCATGTCCGAAAAAGTGCTGGATGCCTTTGCCATGGCCAACCCCTTCCTGGACGTCTGCGGCGATGTCTGCATGGCCTGGATCGAACTGTGGCGCGCCCTTGTGGCCCAGCCGAAAATTGAAAAGGCCAAGAAAAAAGACGTGGCCTTCTACCAGGGCCAGGTTAAAACCGCAGAATACTATATTTCCTGGATTTTGCCGGCCACCATGGGCAAGATGGAGGCCCTCCAGGGCAATATCCCGGCCATCATGGAAATGCCCGACGCGGCCTTTGCCGGTTAATCAGGAATGAAACCGGCGGGCATAACACCGGTTTCGTTTCCTTAGGAATCCCCTGCGAAAAAGGGGCAGGCAGCCGTTGATCTGCCTGTCCCTTTTTCATTTTTTCTGTCCCCATTCTCCCAAAGAAACCCTTTGCAAATTGAAATACTTTCGTATATCGTAACCATACTGCGGTATCGCCCCGCTGCTGCAGCCGATTCAACTTTAACATAGCGATCCATTCAAAAATAATAAAAGGGGGGACATCATGGTCCCGGACCTTTCAGAATATTTTAAACGTATATTTTTTTCCAACCGTCAGTATTCCTTGTACCAGTGGCAGGAAAAAAGCTTTATCTTTGTATTCGGGGCGGTCTGCATTGCCGCCCTGCCGGCCCTGGTAAACAGCTCCCTCGCAGCGGTGAAAGATGAAATGTGGGTCAATCTGGTAGCCTATAATGCAGCCTATCTGCTGTGTATTATCCTGACCTTTTTTAAGAAAATACCATTCAAGCCCAGGGCCTGGACCGGGGTGCTGGTCTTTCTCGCATTGGGTTTTTTATCCATTTATTCGGTGGGCCCCACGGGAAGCGGCCGCATCTGGCTGTTTTCCACCACCATCTTTACGACCTTGATACTGGGGACCCGGGCCGGGATCGTCATCCTCATGCTCCAGGCGTTAGGCCTGTCGCTGTTTTATTTTTACCTTAAAACAGATTTTGTTTATTGGGCCAATCTGGGGGCGTACTCGCCCAGGGTCTGGATCACCACCTCCATCACCCTGATGTTTTTGAGTATTGTATCCATGGTGGCCATGGCACGGGTGATCCGCTCCATCTCATTATCCCTTGATGCTTCCAAGCAGGCTGAATCCAGGCTTAAGGAGACCACCCGTCAGCTTTACCATCGGGTGAAGGAGCACAACCAGACCATTTTATCCCTCAGGGAAAGCGAAAAAAGATGGCATTTTGCCCTGGAGGGCGCCGGAGACGGGGTCTGGGACTGGGCGGTAGAGGCAAATAAAATTTATTTTTCCAACCAGTGGAAAAAAATGCTCGGTTACGCCCAAAATGAAATCGGGGACGGGCCGGAAGAATGGTTTGACAGGATCCACCCCGATGAGCGCCACAATATCCGCAAGACAATTGAACAGTATATCCGCCGGAAGGTGCCGTATTTCAAAAACCGTTACCGCCTGCGCTGCAAGGATGGAACCTACAAGTGGATTCTGGACAGGGGCAGGGTGATGGACTGGGATGATAACGGGGCGCCCGTACGGATCATCGGTACCCATGCGGACATCACCATGATAAAGGAGCTGGAAGATCAGAAGACGGAATACAAATCCCGGCTTCAGCAGGCCCAGAAAATGGAAGCCATCGGTACTCTGGCCGGGGGGATTGCCCATGATTTCAACAATATCCTCTTTCCAATCCTGGGCCATTCCGAGATTCTCCTGGCTGATGGAGGCCTTAAAAATAAGGATGCCATGAACAGCCTTGGCCAGATCCACTCCTCTGCCTTAAGGGCCAAGGAGCTTGTTCAGCAAATACTGACCTTTTCCCGCCAGGAAAGCACAGAATACAGGCCGGTCAAGGTGCAGTTTGTCCTGAAAGAGGTGGTCAAGTTGCTCAGGTCGACCATTCCCCGCACCATTGAAATCAAACAATTTGTTGATATGGACTGCCGGACCATTTTAGCAGACGCCATTCAAATCCATCAGATTATAATGAACCTGGCCACAAACGCCTACCATGCCATGGATGAACAGGGGGGAGAGTTGAAGATCTATCTGGCAAACCGGGATATTGAACCGGCCGATGCCAGACCCCTGGGCATCCGCCCCGGCCCTGCCGTTTGTCTGGCCGTGGCCGATACCGGCATGGGCATGGCCCCGGATCTGGTGAAAAAGATATTCGATCCCTTTTTTACCACCAAGGAAAAGGGCCAGGGAACAGGCATGGGCCTGTCTGTGGTGCACGGTATTGTGAAAAATATGAAGGGCTGTATCAATGTATATTCCGAGCCCGGAAAGGGAACGGAATTCAAAATTTATTTTCCGGCTGAAGCTTCGGCAGAGATCAACGACGGCCTCAATAAAAAGCCTGACATCGGGGTGTTGATGGGGAAGGAGCACATCCTGCTGGTGGACGACGAGCAGTCCATCCTGGATTTGGAACAGCAGAGCCTGGAGCGTCTGGGCTACACCGTGGATGCCGTGGACAGTCCCATGGATGCCCTAACCCATTTCAGCGCCGCCCCCAATGCCTATGACCTGGTTATCACGGATATGGCCATGCCCGGGATGCCGGGCAGTGAATTAACGGCAAAACTATTGGATGTCCGCAGGGATATTCCCGTGCTGCTTTGCACGGGGTTCAGCGAAAAAATGACACCGGAGATGGTGAGACAACTGGGTATCCGGGAGGTGATCATGAAACCGGTGCTCATGAGGGAACTCTCTGCAGCCATCCGCAGGGTGCTGGATGGTGCCCCCGGGACTGATTTCATCCATGCGGACCTCTCCGGCAATGAAAAGGTCCGGAACAAAGTCTCCTTCTGACCCCTTTGGCCTGTTCCGGACACAAAGCGGTGCCCGGAACAGGGTGGGGAGGGCCTAAAGGGGAGACGGGCCTTTCGGGGGATGTGCCTTAAGGTATTCCAGCCGGTTCAGGCCGTTGATATAGGCCAGGGCGGAGGCCGTGATAATATCGGGATCCGCCCCCTTGCCCAATGCCACAAGGCCGTCCTCCTTGAGCCTGACCGTTACTTCGCCCTGGGCGTCAGTGCCTTCGGTCAGGGCGGAG encodes:
- a CDS encoding TetR/AcrR family transcriptional regulator, which gives rise to MTRKERDDLRKRREILEAALEIFAARGFHSTTMAQISKRSQYPLGTIYKYFPGKKEMYHDLVINRVRHLGVILAEIRRDQELDICGKLKACLMAQADFYKANREVVKIYISERSNIDAVAMPKLNERVNTFHEKMVALFQDLFEQGIEAGLFKAYPGRDMADLYADIVHSAAWASLFREEDGAQAEKRLSMIFDMFTTGIIK
- a CDS encoding molybdopterin-dependent oxidoreductase, producing MASSYFVSCPMDCFDLCRFIVTAEDNRISGLKGDPGHPLTRGAVCRKARHLLKRHGDPRRVTRPLLRSEKGFIPVSYDRVFDLLAEKLTQVKKEFGPTAVLNYTSDGYGGMKNRSQSIFFNYWGGDSRFSGSLCWSAGMAAQKYDFGRAMGSDPGDVLNSDLVILWGRNPKSTNMHLYSLLTKARKTGTEIIVIDPVETPTAKAFSNHIRPAPGTDGALALAMIHVLMQEGLTDGEFIQAHVLGYDRLKKAIGEFTPEHAQEITGVAAATIRAAARRYARAKSASIFIGYGMQRYENGGNAVRSIDALAAAAGQLGRPGAGVHYAAKSLAPYLGAPEEDSLKNGVDRRLFPAPRLGAFMAGAQAPPVQMGFFSSGNPLVQTPDLNRAMEGFDAVPFNVVFDQFMTDTAARADLVLPAATVFEQDDLFATSMYSHILNFSQKAVEPPATLMPEFEFYLALGRHMGLEYGFSSSIEYLEQCAAPLIREFQKDPEFADIDLNTLARAYPRLRNHDIAWKDFSFATPSGKIEIFSETAQSDGLSPLPEFKLPVQGSPEFPLRLLTCHSAQSMHSQGEMDTSGIPDIHICFDTARQLNLSQKDRVRVVGENGEIAARVRIDDAVYKNTAFMYQGFWHKSGAVNFLTLERVSDMGNQPAFYDAFCRLVPV
- a CDS encoding TRAP transporter permease, with translation MTEVNENASSRDELQEMIAETDTGARNPVGAIPKNVLFFIPLAWTLFQLWYASPLPFIFNILVFNSSEARAIHLAFAMFLAFTAYPTFKSSPRDYIPLQDWIVAFIAAFCAAYLFLFYAELSERPGAPVTMDLVVSVIGMIMLLEATRRALGPPLMVVATVFLIYTFAGPYMPDVIAHKGASLSKGMSHYWLSTEGVYGVALGVSTGMVFMFVLFGSLLESAGAGNYFIRTAFAGLGHMRGGPAKAAVVSSGLTGLVSGSSIANVVTTGTFTIPLMRKVGFPAEKAGAVEVAASTNGQLTPPVMGAAAFLMVEYVGISYVEVIKHAFLPAIISYIALVYIVHLEACKIGLKGMERPATKTLAQKLLSFVMGLLVVIIIGGATYYGLGWIKGVAGKATIYVVTLLLMAAYLVLVWIACRVPELELTHEIKELPDLGPTAQAGYYFLLPIVVLMWCLTVERLSPSLSAYWATVLLIFIVLTQRPLKGFFRKSNAPEFSFKLGWDNLIEGLVSGARNMIGIGVATAAAGIVVGTVTLTGIGLVMTEFVEFISGGNLMLILFFTAGISLLLGMGLPTTANYIVVSTLMAPVIVELGAQNGLIVPLVAVHLFVFYFGILADDTPPVGLAAFAAAGISGGDPIRTGIQGFTYDIRTAILPFLFIFNTELLMIGIGTWFHLIIVIVAAVIAMLIFAAATQGYWITKSKFYETIALLLVAFTLFRPGFWWDQIYPPFDERPGTELVQIVEKVEPGKMLRLQIKGESMDGEPYEKALMLPVGNAPTGAERLNEIGFEVRTEENKVLVDNVVFGSNAEKMGIDFDQEILQVKMPADRLPKQIMFIPALGLAVLVYLLQKRRKERLGEA
- a CDS encoding PAS domain-containing protein; this translates as MVPDLSEYFKRIFFSNRQYSLYQWQEKSFIFVFGAVCIAALPALVNSSLAAVKDEMWVNLVAYNAAYLLCIILTFFKKIPFKPRAWTGVLVFLALGFLSIYSVGPTGSGRIWLFSTTIFTTLILGTRAGIVILMLQALGLSLFYFYLKTDFVYWANLGAYSPRVWITTSITLMFLSIVSMVAMARVIRSISLSLDASKQAESRLKETTRQLYHRVKEHNQTILSLRESEKRWHFALEGAGDGVWDWAVEANKIYFSNQWKKMLGYAQNEIGDGPEEWFDRIHPDERHNIRKTIEQYIRRKVPYFKNRYRLRCKDGTYKWILDRGRVMDWDDNGAPVRIIGTHADITMIKELEDQKTEYKSRLQQAQKMEAIGTLAGGIAHDFNNILFPILGHSEILLADGGLKNKDAMNSLGQIHSSALRAKELVQQILTFSRQESTEYRPVKVQFVLKEVVKLLRSTIPRTIEIKQFVDMDCRTILADAIQIHQIIMNLATNAYHAMDEQGGELKIYLANRDIEPADARPLGIRPGPAVCLAVADTGMGMAPDLVKKIFDPFFTTKEKGQGTGMGLSVVHGIVKNMKGCINVYSEPGKGTEFKIYFPAEASAEINDGLNKKPDIGVLMGKEHILLVDDEQSILDLEQQSLERLGYTVDAVDSPMDALTHFSAAPNAYDLVITDMAMPGMPGSELTAKLLDVRRDIPVLLCTGFSEKMTPEMVRQLGIREVIMKPVLMRELSAAIRRVLDGAPGTDFIHADLSGNEKVRNKVSF
- a CDS encoding universal stress protein, translating into MFNKILVPVDIDYPRTAQAVFQNALELASLSGAEIRIVCVMPDFSMPIVASFVTDRIKNEAREEFKTALDDFVQKNCQGGTRVSHRVLVGRHYEEILKVADKWEADLIVVYHNHRKKINQAFSDTCARKLVKHANCSVLRLRNVLK
- a CDS encoding DUF2147 domain-containing protein; translation: MKTSLRLTILTLIFTFVAACAAYAQAPIVGKWKTIDDETNEPKSIVQIFEKDGKYYGKIVKLFRKPGEDPNPICDDCDSDDDRKDKPIVGMEIIRDLEKDGDEFADGTILDPKDGKVYDCKLWVEEGNLMVRGYIAFFFRTQTWFKIQ
- a CDS encoding acyl-CoA dehydrogenase; the protein is MAQSIADRRDQDFVLHEMLSASDLAEHELFEDFNKKTMDMVVKEARNLAVKEILPTNKEGDEQGCHLENDKVTIPESFHRIYDLFCEGEWLAMCDDPDFGGQGMPRVLATAAGELFTGANCAFLMYPGLTHGAGKLVEEFGTEEQKNIYLKNLYTGKWAGTMCLTEPEAGSDVGNLSTTAVKNDDGTYTITGNKIFISGGDQDITENIIHPVLARIEGAPAGTKGISLFLVPKYRVNDDGSIGEFNDVTCTGLEEKMGIHGNATASLSFGSKGNCIGELLGEENKGMKAMFVMMNEARLGVAMQGFGFATASYINAVNYAKERIQGVDLTKIFDAEPKPVAIANHPDVKRQLMSMKANVDGMRGLLYFTAICFDRAKTAATDEEKEKWEGLIELLTPITKAYNTDRSFEVCVQGVQIYGGYGFIQEYPQEQLLRDCKITSIYEGTNGIQSMDLLGRKLGLKKGKPFMDLLTEMNLTIAAAKEIETLAPLAAKVEAAVNKLGEVAMHMGMTAMSEKVLDAFAMANPFLDVCGDVCMAWIELWRALVAQPKIEKAKKKDVAFYQGQVKTAEYYISWILPATMGKMEALQGNIPAIMEMPDAAFAG